In the genome of Cydia strobilella chromosome Z, ilCydStro3.1, whole genome shotgun sequence, one region contains:
- the LOC134754187 gene encoding uncharacterized protein LOC134754187 isoform X1, with the protein MTNDFKPWAAHHAATDKDIQERHSTDIAILPLFREYAHTPAMMLHSMNIVTKATKFINPDQIPVIVADQPLYTLLKQLQYLFPLKVGEDKILIMMGGLHIEMAALRLIGQWLSGSGWVEALVQANVTTQGRSESMLTASHVTRTRYAHQVTAAALYYLQKEAYQAQLDVGDEAQGPLITFGEWRLEKCASTPQFKYWDLVLNLELMILQFVGAIRKGDYKIYLDSIRRLLPWFFALDHINYSRWLSVHLRDLVNLEKMHPDLLKHFEKGQFVARKTDRPFSGIALDQAHEQINAILKGDGGMIGITENADSLRKWIIAAPELAALIESFESEILPTESVHDYRHHSDTAANQELFMCEVKSLIATIKELGSPFLEETKDLYNIDTKNVASSEVVETVFNIEKFGNEQYENFCKERLNGGKSLLEPIKLNKYARFSTSSKKSDSKTKAKLVGLKNDCSLFSKLYIATCEHRTGSLDSFFAHENQATPPSLSVMGKMRSGTKSDLLKCLINHCDPAHTAIVPSSPPVSAKVLDGSALVHMLSPGHNKIFHEYADTVFIPFLHREFATVSRIDLVWDRYDNESLKNTTREKRGTGQRTRVTLNTKIPKGWSNFLRDSTNKEELFHLLTSQCHTAKYASNKELYVTDGEVVLSNSSRDKQKLEPCNHEEADTRMMVHVADAVAQGHTKIMLRTVDTDVVVLAVACISQLPELQELWVHIGTGKNHQFLSCHAIAASLGPERTEVLPFFHAFSGCDTVSFLCGKGKKSVFQAWSGYPAVTEGFKYAKQGNIEQALPILEKFVIVLYDKSGTSRRVNECRKVLFTQRNLQLENLPPTEDALHKHILRAVYQGGYVWGQIIAPQQELPCPADWGWSKENGHWEPIWTGLPAAAVACLELIRCRCKTKCAGRCSCFKKQLKCTDLCACSGNCEQ; encoded by the exons ATGACAAATGATTTCAAGCCATGGGCTGCGCATCATGCTGCAACTGACAAAGATATCCAAGAGCGACACAGCACAGACATAGCTATCTTGCCGTTGTTCAGAGAATATGCTCATACACCCGCTATGATGCTGCACTCAATGAACATAGTAACCAAGGCAACGAAGTTCATTAATCCCGACCAGATTCCCGTAATTGTCGCCGATCAACCACTGTATACCCTTCTAAAACAACTGCAATATTTGTTTCCCTTGAAGGTAGGAGAGGACAAGATTTTAATAATGATGGGTGGACTACATATTGAAATGGCTGCTCTTCGACTAATTGGACAGTGGTTGAGTGGAAGTGGGTGGGTGGAAGCCTTAGTACAGGCAAATGTGACGACACAGGGTAGATCAGAATCTATGTTGACAGCATCACACGTAACACGAACGAGATATGCTCATCAG GTGACTGCCGCAGCTCTGTATTATTTGCAGAAAGAGGCCTACCAAGCCCAATTGGATGTCGGCGATGAAGCACAAGGGCCGTTAATCACTTTCGGAGAGTGGCGTCTGGAAAAATGCGCTAGCACGCCTCAATTCAAATATTGGGATTTAGTGCTGAATCTCGAGCTGATGATCTTACAGTTCGTTGGGGCAATCAGAAAAGGAgattataaaatatacctagATTCCATAAGAAGATTACTGCCGTGGTTCTTTGCATTAGACCACATAAATTACTCCAGATGGCTCTCAGTTCATCTCAGAGACTTAGTGAACTTAGAAAAAATGCATCCAGACTTGTTGAAGCATTTCGAAAAAGGCCAATTCGTGGCAAGAAAGACTGATAGGCCCTTCTCTGGAATAGCCCTAGATCAAGCGCATGAGCAAATTAATGCTATCCTAAAGGGAGATGGTG GTATGATTGGCATTACCGAAAATGCTGACTCTTTACGCAAATGGATTATAGCTGCGCCTGAATTGGCTGCTTTAATTGAAAGCTTCGAAAGTGAGATTCTACCGACCGAATCTGTCCATGATTATCGTCATCATTCCGACACTGCCGCTAATCAAGAACTATTCATGTGCGAAGTAAAATCTTTAATAGCAACGATTAAGGAACTCGGCAGTCCGTTTCTAGAAGAGACGAAAGATCTTTATAATATTGATACAAAGAATGTCGCTTCTTCAGAAGTAGTAGAAACAGTTTTCAATATAGAAAAGTTTGGCAACGAGCAGTACGAAAATTTTTGTAAGGAAAGACTGAATGGTGGGAAAAGTTTGCTTGAGCCGATCAAACTTAATAAGTATGCTCGATTTAGTACCAGTTCCAAGAAGTCTGACAGCAAAACGAAAGCGAAATTAGTTGGGCTCAAAAATGATTGTAGTCTCTTCAGCAAGCTATATATAGCTACGTGCGAGCACAGAACAGGAAGCCTGGATTCATTTTTCGCTCACGAAAATCAAGCTACACCTCCATCATTATCAGTCATGGGAAAAATGCGATCAGGAACCAAATCAGATCTTTTGAAATGCCTGATCAACCATTGTGATCCAGCTCACACAGCCATAGTGCCGAGTTCACCACCAGTATCAGCCAAAGTTTTAGATGGTTCTGCCTTGGTGCATATGCTAAGCCCTGGACACAACAAAATATTTCATGAGTATGCTGACACAGTGTTTATACCTTTTTTGCATAGAGAATTTGCCACTGTATCACGTATAGATTTAGTATGGGATAGGTATGACAATGAAAGTCTTAAAAATACAACAAGAGAGAAACGTGGCACTGGACAAAGAACACGAGTTACCCTAAACACTAAGATTCCCAAGGGTTGGTCAAATTTTCTTAGGGATAGTACAAATAAAGAGGAATTATTCCATCTTCTTACGTCCCAGTGTCATACCGCAAAATATGCAAGTAACAAAGAATTGTACGTGACGGATGGTGAGGTAGTTCTCAGCAATAGTAGCAGAGACAAACAAAAACTAGAACCATGCAACCACGAGGAAGCAGACACGCGCATGATGGTCCATGTAGCTGATGCTGTAGCCCAAGGtcacacaaaaattatgctacGCACAGTGGATACTGATGTTGTTGTTCTAGCAGTTGCATGTATATCACAATTGCCGGAGCTCCAGGAGTTATGGGTTCATATCGGCACAGGAAAGAATCACCAGTTCCtctcgtgccatgctattgcaGCTTCTTTAG gaccagaaaggacagaagtcttgccattcttccacgccttttcaggttgcgacactgtttcttttttgtgtggaaagggaaaaaaaagcgtatttcaagcttggagcggatatcctgctgtaacggagggatttaaatacgccaaacaaggcaatattgagcaggcgttgccaatattggaaaaatttgttattGTCTTGTATGATAA atcaggtacaagtaggcgtgtaaatgagtgccgaaaAGTACTTTTTACACAAAGAAATCTCCaattagagaatctgcctccaacggaagatgcgctacacaaacatattctccgtgcagtttaccaaggagggTATGTTTGGGGGCAGATTATAGCTCCTCAGCAAGAGCTACCATGCCCTGCTGACTGGGGCTGGTCGAAAGAAAATGGtcattgggagcccatatggacagGCCTACCTGCGGCGGCTGTTGCTTGTTTAGAacttattcgttgccgctgcaaaacaaaatgcgcAGGGAGGTGCAGCTGCtttaaaaaacaactaaaatgcACGGACCTgtgtgcatgtagtggcaattgcgaacaataa
- the LOC134754187 gene encoding uncharacterized protein LOC134754187 isoform X2, which yields MTNDFKPWAAHHAATDKDIQERHSTDIAILPLFREYAHTPAMMLHSMNIVTKATKFINPDQIPVIVADQPLYTLLKQLQYLFPLKVGEDKILIMMGGLHIEMAALRLIGQWLSGSGWVEALVQANVTTQGRSESMLTASHVTRTRYAHQVTAAALYYLQKEAYQAQLDVGDEAQGPLITFGEWRLEKCASTPQFKYWDLVLNLELMILQFVGAIRKGDYKIYLDSIRRLLPWFFALDHINYSRWLSVHLRDLVNLEKMHPDLLKHFEKGQFVARKTDRPFSGIALDQAHEQINAILKGDGGMIGITENADSLRKWIIAAPELAALIESFESEILPTESVHDYRHHSDTAANQELFMCEVKSLIATIKELGSPFLEETKDLYNIDTKNVASSEVVETVFNIEKFGNEQYENFCKERLNGGKSLLEPIKLNKYARFSTSSKKSDSKTKAKLVGLKNDCSLFSKLYIATCEHRTGSLDSFFAHENQATPPSLSVMGKMRSGTKSDLLKCLINHCDPAHTAIVPSSPPVSAKVLDGSALVHMLSPGHNKIFHEYADTVFIPFLHREFATVSRIDLVWDRYDNESLKNTTREKRGTGQRTRVTLNTKIPKGWSNFLRDSTNKEELFHLLTSQCHTAKYASNKELYVTDGEVVLSNSSRDKQKLEPCNHEEADTRMMVHVADAVAQGHTKIMLRTVDTDVVVLAVACISQLPELQELWVHIGTGKNHQFLSCHAIAASLGPERTEVLPFFHAFSGCDTVSFLCGKGKKSVFQAWSGYPAVTEGFKYAKQGNIEQALPILEKFVIVLYDK from the exons ATGACAAATGATTTCAAGCCATGGGCTGCGCATCATGCTGCAACTGACAAAGATATCCAAGAGCGACACAGCACAGACATAGCTATCTTGCCGTTGTTCAGAGAATATGCTCATACACCCGCTATGATGCTGCACTCAATGAACATAGTAACCAAGGCAACGAAGTTCATTAATCCCGACCAGATTCCCGTAATTGTCGCCGATCAACCACTGTATACCCTTCTAAAACAACTGCAATATTTGTTTCCCTTGAAGGTAGGAGAGGACAAGATTTTAATAATGATGGGTGGACTACATATTGAAATGGCTGCTCTTCGACTAATTGGACAGTGGTTGAGTGGAAGTGGGTGGGTGGAAGCCTTAGTACAGGCAAATGTGACGACACAGGGTAGATCAGAATCTATGTTGACAGCATCACACGTAACACGAACGAGATATGCTCATCAG GTGACTGCCGCAGCTCTGTATTATTTGCAGAAAGAGGCCTACCAAGCCCAATTGGATGTCGGCGATGAAGCACAAGGGCCGTTAATCACTTTCGGAGAGTGGCGTCTGGAAAAATGCGCTAGCACGCCTCAATTCAAATATTGGGATTTAGTGCTGAATCTCGAGCTGATGATCTTACAGTTCGTTGGGGCAATCAGAAAAGGAgattataaaatatacctagATTCCATAAGAAGATTACTGCCGTGGTTCTTTGCATTAGACCACATAAATTACTCCAGATGGCTCTCAGTTCATCTCAGAGACTTAGTGAACTTAGAAAAAATGCATCCAGACTTGTTGAAGCATTTCGAAAAAGGCCAATTCGTGGCAAGAAAGACTGATAGGCCCTTCTCTGGAATAGCCCTAGATCAAGCGCATGAGCAAATTAATGCTATCCTAAAGGGAGATGGTG GTATGATTGGCATTACCGAAAATGCTGACTCTTTACGCAAATGGATTATAGCTGCGCCTGAATTGGCTGCTTTAATTGAAAGCTTCGAAAGTGAGATTCTACCGACCGAATCTGTCCATGATTATCGTCATCATTCCGACACTGCCGCTAATCAAGAACTATTCATGTGCGAAGTAAAATCTTTAATAGCAACGATTAAGGAACTCGGCAGTCCGTTTCTAGAAGAGACGAAAGATCTTTATAATATTGATACAAAGAATGTCGCTTCTTCAGAAGTAGTAGAAACAGTTTTCAATATAGAAAAGTTTGGCAACGAGCAGTACGAAAATTTTTGTAAGGAAAGACTGAATGGTGGGAAAAGTTTGCTTGAGCCGATCAAACTTAATAAGTATGCTCGATTTAGTACCAGTTCCAAGAAGTCTGACAGCAAAACGAAAGCGAAATTAGTTGGGCTCAAAAATGATTGTAGTCTCTTCAGCAAGCTATATATAGCTACGTGCGAGCACAGAACAGGAAGCCTGGATTCATTTTTCGCTCACGAAAATCAAGCTACACCTCCATCATTATCAGTCATGGGAAAAATGCGATCAGGAACCAAATCAGATCTTTTGAAATGCCTGATCAACCATTGTGATCCAGCTCACACAGCCATAGTGCCGAGTTCACCACCAGTATCAGCCAAAGTTTTAGATGGTTCTGCCTTGGTGCATATGCTAAGCCCTGGACACAACAAAATATTTCATGAGTATGCTGACACAGTGTTTATACCTTTTTTGCATAGAGAATTTGCCACTGTATCACGTATAGATTTAGTATGGGATAGGTATGACAATGAAAGTCTTAAAAATACAACAAGAGAGAAACGTGGCACTGGACAAAGAACACGAGTTACCCTAAACACTAAGATTCCCAAGGGTTGGTCAAATTTTCTTAGGGATAGTACAAATAAAGAGGAATTATTCCATCTTCTTACGTCCCAGTGTCATACCGCAAAATATGCAAGTAACAAAGAATTGTACGTGACGGATGGTGAGGTAGTTCTCAGCAATAGTAGCAGAGACAAACAAAAACTAGAACCATGCAACCACGAGGAAGCAGACACGCGCATGATGGTCCATGTAGCTGATGCTGTAGCCCAAGGtcacacaaaaattatgctacGCACAGTGGATACTGATGTTGTTGTTCTAGCAGTTGCATGTATATCACAATTGCCGGAGCTCCAGGAGTTATGGGTTCATATCGGCACAGGAAAGAATCACCAGTTCCtctcgtgccatgctattgcaGCTTCTTTAG gaccagaaaggacagaagtcttgccattcttccacgccttttcaggttgcgacactgtttcttttttgtgtggaaagggaaaaaaaagcgtatttcaagcttggagcggatatcctgctgtaacggagggatttaaatacgccaaacaaggcaatattgagcaggcgttgccaatattggaaaaatttgttattGTCTTGTATGATAAGTAA